In the Populus trichocarpa isolate Nisqually-1 chromosome 1, P.trichocarpa_v4.1, whole genome shotgun sequence genome, one interval contains:
- the LOC7490737 gene encoding probable receptor-like protein kinase At4g10390: MRPVPTKDLFVCRFWCCWPIPSSIFLLSLLTFSVASLQQPTTAAAPSTTIHPPTAIPLKHHHSLFDHRFAIPLTASLLLLLLLVIIMGCFLGLRFRHKRLAKKVDAASNGSNDLDPKKEKDSDHGTHGCVRKYNWSEIEKLSMNFSQIVGSGGFSTVYLGHLPGSNLGAIKIHCPSDYLNRVFKQELDILLQLQHDNIVKLLGYCDVQDEGALVFEYVSNGTLQDKLHGGEREIKKSSSSSVISWRNRMEIAYQLAQALEYLHEKCPLQIVHGDIKPSNILLDEQLNCKLCDFGFAKMGFSSTIMTSNNRKQVMMGSPGYTDPHYLRTGIASKKNDVYSYGVIILELVTGMEAFCEEREQGQLLSSIMGPILKDIIASDNECKAMKEAEMVDPRLGEDFEVKEVKVMLSLAALCLGQSPSLRPSATQILHTIKENIASISFISTQKKDLSN; the protein is encoded by the exons ATGAGACCTGTTCCAACCAAAGATCTATTTGTCTGCAGGTTTTGGTGCTGTTGGCCCATCCCTTCAAGTATTTTCTTATTGTCTCTTCTCACCTTCTCCGTGGCTTCCCTTCAGCAACCCACCACTGCCGCCGCCCCCAGTACTACTATCCATCCACCGACAGCTATTCCTTTAAAACACCACCACTCTCTCTTTGACCATAGATTCGCCATACCTCTCACTGCTTCTCTACTGCTTCTTCTCTTGCTTGTCATCATCATGGGCTGCTTTCTCGGACTCAGATTCAGACACAAAAGACTTGCCAAGAAGGTTGATGCTGCTTCAAATGGGAGTAATGATCTTGATcctaaaaaggaaaaggattcTGATCATGGTACTCATGGTTGTGTAAGGAAATACAACTGGAGTGAGATAGAGAAACTGTCAATGAATTTCTCTCAGATTGTTGGATCAGGAGGGTTTAGCACGGTGTACTTGGGCCACTTGCCTGGTTCCAATCTTGGGGCGATCAAGATTCACTGCCCGAGTGACTATCTCAATAGAGTCTTCAAGCAAGAACTAGACATACTACTTCAACTCCAACATGACAACATTGTCAAGCTCCTAGGATACTGTGATGTTCAAG ATGAAGGTGCTTTGGTATTTGAGTATGTTTCCAATGGAACCTTGCAAGATAAACTCCATGGTGGGGAAAGAGAAATTAAGAAATCATCAAGTAGTTCAGTGATTTCATGGAGAAATAGAATGGAAATAGCCTACCAACTTGCTCAAGCTCTTGAATATCTACATGAAAAATGTCCTCTCCAAATCGTACACGGTGACATCAAGCCTTCAAACATTTTACTCGACGAGCAACTGAATTGCAAGCTATGTGATTTTGGGTTTGCAAAGATGGGATTTTCTTCCACGATAATGACTTCCAACAATAGGAAGCAAGTGATGATGGGCTCTCCGGGTTACACAGATCCACACTACCTCAGAACAGGAATAGCATCAAAAAAGAACGATGTGTACAGCTATGGAGTCATAATTTTGGAACTTGTGACAGGAATGGAGGCGTTTTGCGAGGAAAGAGAGCAAGGCCAGCTACTGTCATCAATAATGGGACCCATTTTGAAGGACATAATTGCCAGTGATAATGAATGCAAAGCGATGAAGGAGGCAGAAATGGTGGATCCAAGATTGGGAGAAGACTTTGAAGTCAAGGAAGTCAAGGTTATGCTTTCCCTCGCAGCTCTTTGCCTTGGACAGTCTCCAAGTCTTAGGCCATCTGCAACACAAATCTTGCATACTATCAAGGAGAATATAGCCTCCATTTCCTTCATCTCCACACAGAAAAAAGATTTGTCAAATTGA
- the LOC7490736 gene encoding L-ascorbate oxidase: MARLSHSIAILTKLQVSCIFILLTTVIPNVEARTHNLTWKVTYEYKYLDCFKKLAIAINGQTPGPHINATRGDTIIVTVLNNLLMENVAIHWHGIRQLGNGWNDGTDSVNQCAAMPGGYFTYQFVVDQAGTYMYHSHYGMQKSSGLYGLITVNPLLGEETPYHYEDREIILSDWYHDSAYEHAVKLSSKPYVWIGEPQSLLINGRGRYQCELLGVSNRDRCNGSSPECTPDVVKVKPEQTYRFRIASLTSLSALSFQIEGHKMTVVETDGVHVVPFVTDNLYIYSGETYSVLVTTDQNHSRNYGISINVIARKPETPNGFAILNYEPNPLDAQHLPQPPPGPLWNDTDSQRNQSLAIKGLRGYVPAPPKTADKVLHLLNTQNTVNGYKVWAVNNVSHALPDTPYLVALKLNIPDVFDPTPAPEDYDHSYNIYEIPENTNATTSTSIYRLPFNKTVDIILQNAKGMGGDSETHPWHLHGHNFWVLGFGKGKFNPSTASLNLENPIMKNTVPLFPYGWTALRFRTDNPGIWLFHCHIEAHFYLGMLVLFESGSDMVTKPPQQNMGCGKTKNYINP, translated from the exons ATGGCTAGGCTCTCACACAGCATAGCGATTCTTACTAAGTTGCAGGTTTCATGCATCTTCATTTTATTAACAACTGTAATTCCAAATGTGGAGGCTAGAACCCACAATCTCACATGGAAGGTGACGTACGAGTACAAGTATCTTGACTGCTTCAAGAAGCTAGCTATTGCCATTAATGGACAGACTCCTGGACCTCATATAAATGCAACAAGAGGCGATACCATTATCGTTACTGTTCTTAACAATTTGTTGATGGAAAATGTTGCCATCCACTGGCACGGAATCCGGCAG CTTGGTAATGGATGGAATGATGGAACGGATTCAGTCAATCAATGTGCAGCAATGCCAGGGGGGTACTTCACATACCAATTTGTTGTTGACCAG GCAGGCACCTACATGTACCATTCGCATTATGGAATGCAAAAATCATCTGGGCTCTATGGACTAATTACTGTAAATCCTCTCCTTGGAGAAGAAACGCCCTACCACTACGAAGATCGGGAAATTATCCTTAGTGATTGGTACCATGACTCTGCTTATGAACATGCCGTTAAATTGTCTTCAAAACCATATGTCTGGATTGGAGAGCCTCAG TCCCTTCTGATTAATGGAAGAGGGAGGTACCAGTGTGAGCTTCTCGGTGTCTCGAACCGTGATCGATGTAATGGCAGCAGTCCAGAATGTACTCCAGATGTGGTGAAAGTAAAGCCTGAGCAAACCTATCGATTTAGGATTGCTTCTTTGACTTCCCTCTCGGCTCTTAGTTTCCAAATAGAG GGTCATAAAATGACTGTTGTTGAGACTGATGGGGTGCATGTGGTTCCGTTTGTTACTGATAACTTGTACATTTACTCTGGTGAGACATACTCCGTCTTGGTCACTACCGATCAAAATCATTCGAGGAATTATGGGATTAGCATAAATGTGATTGCTCGAAAGCCTGAAACTCCGAATGGATTTGCCATTTTAAACTATGAACCTAATCCCCTCGATGCTCAGCACCTACCACAGCCACCACCTGGACCTCTTTGGAACGATACAGATTCGCAAAGAAACCAAAGTCTTGCCATAAAAGGTCTCCGGGGTTATGTTCCGGCTCCGCCGAAGACAGCAGATAAAGTACTTCACCTTTTGAACACGCAGAACACCGTCAATGGCTACAAAGTTTGGGCAGTAAATAATGTCTCACATGCTCTCCCAGATACACCTTACCTTGTTGCACTCAAGTTAAATATACCAGATGTTTTTGATCCAACCCCAGCCCCAGAAGACTACGACCATAGCTATAATATCTATGAGATTCCTGAAAACACAAATGCTACAACTAGCACATCCATTTACAGGTTGCCATTCAATAAAACAGTGGATATTATACTGCAGAATGCAAAAGGTATGGGAGGTGATAGTGAGACACATCCTTGGCATCTCCATGGACATAATTTTTGGGTCTTAGGATTTGGGAAGGGTAAGTTCAATCCATCAACGGCTTCCTTGAACCTGGAAAACCCAATCATGAAGAACACAGTGCCACTTTTTCCTTATGGATGGACTGCCTTGAGGTTTCGAACTGATAATCCAGGAATATGGCTTTTCCATTGCCATATTGAGGCTCATTTCTACTTAGGCATGTTAGTGTTGTTTGAGTCAGGATCAGATATGGTTACAAAGCCACCACAGCAAAATATGGGCTGtggaaaaaccaaaaactacaTCAACCCTTAA